Sequence from the Saccopteryx bilineata isolate mSacBil1 chromosome 6, mSacBil1_pri_phased_curated, whole genome shotgun sequence genome:
AAGTGGTGGCTTCTGCTTTTTCAGGCAGCAGAGCTGATGGGgaagttagcaattcggttggttttgtttctgcgcagccgcaattttgtcaaactcggaggctaaactactttcctcctcagtggaggggggttaataggaaggtaggggctccccagagagaggtgTAGCCTgtaatatctttggcactggcggagggtccccagcaggagcactggtcaggcaggcatgtatcgctaacagggcaggaatgaggccgagagagaaggtttgtccttcatgtacttcggCTGAACAGACGCGCcggaaagctcgggcccaagtatccgggtcccaaAGAGGCGTGCCCccgagccaagggttgaaacctgagaggatttcccagtaagtacaaagatccttttcactaactttaacttgcctactgtGCAATTGGGCATGGAGGGTTCGAGTTTGTGGGGCTCAGGagtaagggagaaggtttcccattgcagagggtcactcacccgtcccttggatgctggttaggtccctgcctggGTGCCAGAAtatggacaaggcccaccggggggtgaggatgatggaaacacagagacccgactccggggaccaggtttagtgacgcagttctgctttattcaggaagtaagctagcttatatacacaggttcagcctatagggtgttacagcgtgttcctcaaagccaatggctgaaaaggtcagggagttGCCTGGTTAGCAccgagtcacttccttatagtgggcgagctccctcctgggtgtgcataggagggtttcaggtgctggagtgttctcacagcattgcatcagccacagctgctaggaatgcgctctgcgctctacctacatacAGTTCACAACCTCTGTAGTCCGTAGGAGCCACTATGAGGAGGGCCCAGGGAAGAATTTGCCATTTTCAGTGGAAAATAAGTGGCAGTTACTAGCCACGATGACACTGTTCTTTGGGTCTGGATTTGCTGCACCTTTCTTCATAGTAAGACACCAAATGCTTAAAAAATAAGGATGTTTTTGTTAATTCGTGAAACAGGTAAGAAGAGCATCATTTTAAGAGGCGCAGTCTCTTTGAAAAATGGATTAAACTGTTGaactaaaaaaaagtaattagggaaattttttaaattgacatgcTAAGAATatcactttttgtgtgtgtgattatttTCATGGAGCAACTTGGAACCTATGATTTTAGTAAATGAAGCATCCTATGtaaaataaagctgttaaatgaaatctttaaaaattatattgtcatTAGACTACATAGAAAGTGTACAGAAGTAATTTCTTTGGGAAGATATGtatgataagaaagaaaaaaggggactTGGGGAATAGGGAGATTTAAGTGGCATTTAAGTGAAGCCTGCAAGTGGAAGTTAAGGAACCTGAGTGTTATCAAAAATGgctgatcaggccctggccggttggctcagcggtagagcgtcagcctggcgtgcaggagtcccgggttcaattcccggccagggcacacaggagaggtacccatctgcttcttcacccctccccctctccttcctctctgtctctcttcccctcctgcagccaaggctctattggagcaaagatggcccgggcactggggatggctctgtggcctctgcctcaggcgctagaatggctctggacgcaacagagcaatgccccagaggggcaaagcatcgccccctggtgagtgtgccgggtggatcctggtcaggtgcatgcgggagtctgtctgactgcctcctcgtttccagcttcagaaaaatgaaaaaaaaacacaaaaaaaacaaccaaacaaaaaaaaaatggctgatcAGTTTCTCTCCATAAGGGTGGGAATCTCTTCTGCCTACTCTAGTTTTTGGCCTGTAGGCACTTCATACATAATCCCCTCAACAGCATCAAATGTCAGGAGGACAGGGAAGCTACAAGTGCCACTGGCTCTGTGAACTGGGTGACTGGTGATGTGAGCCTGCAGGACAGCAGGCAGTGAGTGAAGGAGTGACTAGGAAGTGAGAAAGTAAAGACAGGAACTGAGGGCTTCTCTTTCCAAACATTTGGCTGAGAAGACAGATAGGAAAGTATTCGATGTGATAACAATGAGATACACTGttaggattttttattttgagaaggaaaaaaatgtaggtATGTTTGTATGTTTAAAAGTAAGAGccagtggaggaaaaaaaaaaaacagtttggaagttagaggaaaagggagaataaACTAAGCAAAGCCCCCAAGTAGGTAGAAGTGGGCACACTCCAGAGCAGGGAGAGATCAGCTCTGGGCTGACAGAAaaccaagaagggagaaaggacccGTGTGGCTATGGAGACATTCCAGGCTGAGGTGAGATTCAGGAAGAGCTCTCTGATGAcctctatttttctctatttcagtaGGAGTTCTTCTGTTTGGAAAGCTACTGTGGGAAAGAGAAAGTAATGTGTAGCGAAGTCTATACCTAACAAAAACCAACTTATATCTCCCCTCAAAAGTGGGTAAATTTTGTGCAAAAACCAAGGTATGTCACAAAAGTAGAAGAAGATGAGGCTAATTATTTCCTCCAAATAGGTAAAATAAATAGCAACAACTTTtagaaaagagtaaagaaaaaaattatgaagaaaatgaCATGGTCTAACCCAGGCATGGCCAGCAGTTTTTgtccccgggccagattagaaagaaaacttttttcacgagctggatgaaatattaaaattttaaaatgttaaatacaagaacgattcatttaagtaaacaaaattttatcgtgtaatttgtttataaataaatataagtgagtgaaaatttttaatatacattattttaataaatatattttaataaaaatataattatataccatataaatatccaaactgtatcacaatcaatcgaaacaatatttaactaatagaatgagcttgaaggggttatatcgcaaatagaacaattattttgttttacaaacagcctggacacgttttcagttatgaACTGCAGCTACTGTCTGTGCTACAATGCcgcttgattcagcacacttgaccacaaaaataacgaattgtttgaccctgggtgcacactggcaaactccacgtaaaagaatgtgggtttcatatcgcccctaaatgtcaaacagttcatatcgagtacagacaagtacaaaagttgtaaatctttataacagaatttttttaaaaaataaagaagtatcgcgaatccattcgaccaattattggaagttaaccctagattagtcacacgcggaattcttttccacatatcactatcttcttaaatatctcgatttccaataatcaaagacgcttccacttctgagtagctgagatttaaagtagcggagaatattaaaaatttaatcacgggccacataaactcattacgcgggccgtacattggccatgcctggtctaagCACTATATATGCTGTACACTTGAGACttatgcaaaataatattgaatgtaaactgtaattgaaaagtaaaatttaaaaaattaaatgatatgtAATTGGAAAAAGTATGAACATTTACAAACCCTTAAATACATAAggtggcaaaaaagaaaagaaaaggaccaTAGAGAGTTCCCCTTTATTAAAAAGATAGTGGAAGGAAGAAGTcaccttaaaaataagaaaagagaaattatcaatatttaatttaatagttTAAAAGATATAAGTAAAATTTGATGCCAAGAATAGGCAATATATTGAAATGTGGGAAACCATGGGGGAATGGAAAGGATTTGATgaagttgggcacatgcaggagcagatcaatgttcctgtctctctctctcccccatcctctctctctaaaatcaatacaataaacattttttaaaaatctggacaTATAGAGGGACACCAGGGATGTGTGCACAGAGAAAAGACCATGTAAGGACTAGAGAGAAGGTGACCATTTGCAAGCCAGGCagggaggcctcagaagaaatccAATCTACCTTTACCTTGATCTtgcacttctagcctccagaactgtaaaaagaaatttttttcattgcttaggccacccagtctgtggtattttgttatggtagccctagcaaactaatacaggtATGATGAAGTAAATGCCTTGGCTTAAGTTATTCTTAAGAGTTCATAGTTTAATGTTATAAAGTTCAACGTGTAACATTCATAGTACCTACTCTAATTTTCTCCTTGACTCTCTCATTGGTTACATCTTCCCTCCTAAAATGCAaatgctttactttttttccttttacctcttaattttatatttcacaatattttcctcATCCCTTTTAGACTGTTCTGAGACTTGATTTCAAAGTTTTATTCCTTTTAGCACAGGAGctcaaaaagaaaagctctggaaaaaaaagaaacatttaatgaGCACTAGACCCATTCTGTGCTATCAATGACCCCAGGTGTCAAGAGATACCAGAAGAATGAGATGTGGATTCTTTTCTCACCTGCTCACAATCTCAGAACTAGTGGGGTACACAGACCCAGACCCATGAATGAGTCAGTGGTGTGCTATTTTCCTTAAATGTTAGAATCTTTCTTATTCTCCCCTACCCAGACTGGGTAGAGAAGAATAGAAAGAGAGTGCAGACTTGAGTCTTCACAGATCTTAGTCTCTTCTGACCTGAACAGTCTCTTTAGGGTACTGTTATTTGAGATAAATAATCAAAATTTCAGACCTCCTCTACCCACCACCAGGTGGCATCTAGGAAGA
This genomic interval carries:
- the LOC136308652 gene encoding cytochrome c oxidase subunit 7C, mitochondrial-like, which gives rise to MLGQSIRRFTFTTSVVRRSHYEEGPGKNLPFSVENKWQLLATMTLFFGSGFAAPFFIVRHQMLKK